acgcacacgcacgcgcacacgcacacacacacgcacacgcacgcgcacacacacacaactgacctCTGGTGCCACAAAGTTGGCGGTGTAGCAGGGGGTCATGAGCAGGCCGTTATCAGCGCGCAGCTGCTTAGCAAAGCCAAAGTCACAGATCCGCAAAGACTCTGGGTTACCCGACTCATCCACATACAGGATATTACTGGGCTTCAGGTCCCTGTGCAccacctgaggagagagagacagaggacaggggGTTAAatgatggatagatagatgagacagatagagaggtagatagacagatggacaggCAGACAGTTAGGTAGCTTGGtaggtagacagagagaaagagagagaaagagagagagagagagagagagagaaagaaagaaagaaagaaagaaagaaagagaggtaagTAAAGAGCCAGAAAGGGAAAACGGAGAAGGAAAAGTGagcaggaagggggggggggggggagagagagaaagagaaagagacggaaagATAAAGGAAGACGGAAAAGGAAAGGCATCTCATGTTCTGCAGCTGTAGTGGTTGGGAGTCAGGTGCCAGGAAGGGTGCTGGTTTCTGGGAAGGTGTGAAATGGTAAGAATAGTGCTGCTCAATTAGCATACATCAGAGCTGAGGAACATACATCTCCATTCAGATACTCTAACTCTACGTGATTTGACTGGTGCACGCCTGGCATCAACTCTTATGTGAATGAAGGTGTCCTACAATTTGTGtgatggtgtagtgtgtgtgtgtgagtgtttgtgcctgtatgtgtgtgacaatgtgcgtgttagtgtgtgtgcgtgtgtgtgtgtgtgtgtgttctcaccccTTGTGAGTGCAGGTACTCTACAATCTTGGTGATAGTGATGCTGtagtgtctgagtgtttgtgcctgtatgtgtgtgacaatgtgtgtgttagtgtgtgtgtgtgtgtttttttattacccCTTGTGAGTCTAGGTATTCTACAatcttgatgatggtgtgtatgtgtgtgtgttctcaccccTTGTGAGTGCAGGTACTCTACGGTCTTGGTGATGGTGTGCAGGACAGaactggcctctctctcagagaaGAACTTCTGCTTGAGGATACGATCCAGAAGCTCACCGCCTCTCATCAGCTCTGTCACCAGATACACCTCTTTACCGTTGTCATACacctgtcaaaacacacacacacacacacacacacacacacacacacacacacacacacacacacacacacacacacacacacacacacacacacacacacacacacacattactttttGTAGGTGGTCAATGACTGCTTAGTGGCCCCACAGTTAGAGTGCTACCCTTACATCAATTTCagtcaaaacaaacatatattatAGAGCAAGCAGCaacattttgatttattttcccaGTCATTTCATAGCCCTTTTTTATTTGGTGCTGAACTACATTAACCTGACTGGGGTGTTGAAGCGGCAGCCTGGGAGGCATCAAAGTAAGGCCATATATCAGGactgtttactgtttttgttgttgttgttatggttGTACTCACATCCTTCAGCGTGATGACGTTGGGATGCTGGCCATAACGCAACAGAATCTCAATTTCCTCTGTAGAATCAGTCATGGTCTTGTCAATCACCTGCCAATCACACAACAACTAGAGTTCAgcgaaggggaaggggaagaggacgttaagacagggggagagaggaagaaaggaagtaCATTTGGAATAGTAATTGAGGGGACAAATAAGGGacagtctggagagagagaagttcagAGTAGGGAAAGTGAAAAGACTGGGGAAAGGAGGGATAtctgagagaaggaggggacgCATATTAAAGGCAGGGAGGGAAAGGCAGAGGGGTGGAAgcaggagagaaacagatagagagagagatcgaggtCTGACCTTGACGGCGTACTCTGCGTTGGTGGTCTTGTGAATGCAGCGCTTGCACACAGAGAAGGCTCCCATGCCGATGTCCTCCTTCAGCACGTAGCCATCGCTGAACAGGAGGCTCTTCCCATGCAGTTGCTGCAGGagaacatggggggggggggggggggcagacaggcacagtctttacatacattcacacacacttgcacactcaaTACAGAATAGCAGTGATGGAAattggaacacacacatgaaatataaTCAATATATAGTAGTATAGtgtagttctctctctttcctcacacacactcaatacagaATACACATCAAATACAATGGTAAtaaaagttcacacacacacacacacacacaaattatccCATCAATAAAAACACCATCCCCATAAACATAAATAtgacccctacacacacagtgtgtgcacACTAATGTGAATTAGGCCAGGATGTTCAGAACGCAGAGATGTATTAAAGAGTCAACAGTAATATCCGCTCTAATGCAGCCTAAGTAGTGGTACATAAGGAATGAGACGGGAATTAAAAAGCATTTACACTGAGCGCTTTATTCCAGAACACTCTCTACATGAATATGAAAAAGCCCTCAACAGTAAAACCGCATTGTGATCTCCTGAGTCCTGTCATAAATGGCATTATGCAACACACCATAGCTGCTGTTAAGGAGTCTGGGGAGAAAAATCACCCCACCTTGTGGTGAGAAATGGACATCACATGCTCCTCTGCAGATGGTTACAATCTAGAGGCAGGTCAGGGAAGCTCTGAAAATGTTTTTCAGGGCTCACAAATTCCAGTGATGGCCCTGGTCAAAGGACTGGGCAGGTATGAATGTCAGACTGtgagtgattgacaggtgagTGGACCACTCACCTGGAccacagggtgtagaggtttcTGGGGAGGCTCTTCtacgtcctcctcctccaggagtGTCGTGGCAACGAAGCTGAACCCGCGGAACAGCTGATGGGCGCCGGCACTGGGGGGCACACCTGGGGAGTCTAGGGGGAATTGGGAGATTTACACACCTAAACTTCCAGTTTCTATAAGCTTCAATGAGTCAAATATCAATTAGTGCTAAACACTAAGAAAACCACACTTAATAATACAGCACAGTAGTcttcaaatattttattcacTAAATATATAGAAATACTGGAGGACCTACACCGTCacagacataaaaataaaaaaaatggatacTGGATGATACTGCTCTCTACTAAAACATATTAGAGGGATGATAGTTGGGTTACTGTTCTCTCTTGCAAAGCAGCTTAAGAAGCAAAGagctttttctcattttcattattaGAGCAACCATATCATGGAGGCTGTGAAGGAGTTCCCACAGTGATGAGACTGCAGTAGTTTCAGGTTTTCCTCAAAACAAATGATGAACACCACGTCCACCCATAACAATTAAATGTAATGATGTTGttctggctgtctgtgtgtttgtgcgcgtctgtttatgtgagtgtatttgtttgtgtgtgtgtgtgtgtgtgtgcgcgcgtgtgcgcgcatgtgtgtgtgagtaaatgcgCTACCTCTCACCTTTGGGTGTCCGGGAGGTGAACTCTGAGTCGAAGTAGAAGGTGTCGTCCGGTCGCGCTACAGCAGGCTTGAAAGGGGGTTTGACTTCGCGCCTGAAGAGTTTCtacaggggtcagaggtcagggatGGTCACCACAACACAGTCATAGTGGTTGCCAGAGTCAGCAGAATCCACACTGATGATGTGTGTAGTCGATACTGAtgtcggcatgtgtgtgtgtgtgtgtgtgtgtgtgtgtgtgtgtgtgtgtgtgtgtgtgtgtgtgtgtgtgtgtgtgtttatgtgaacgtGTGCTTTTTGTGTGACTCACATTCCAATCGATCGTGGAAAAGAAATTGTGACGTTTGAGTTCCTCTGCACCATCAGCCCCAGACgctacaaagagaaagagagagggagtgggagagagagaaagagagaaagaatatgaTGACTATGCTCCTGTCTTACAGGAAGCTGGTATTATAATTGATCTTAAACAGCACTCGGACCAGTAAACCTACTATAGATTCTATATAAGCAGagcttgtaaatgtgtgtgtgtgtgtgtgtgtgtgtgagtgtgtaaaagagagggatggagagagaagagtgtatTGCTCACCAAGCCTGTTTGCCGGGTTCCTCTTGAACAGCGCTCTCAGCAGACTCTGGGCCTCTGTACTTAGAAACTGCGGCATTCCCAGCCTAGCCCTGCAGAGAGAGTTTTTttgattatttgtttttgtgtgctcttCATTTCATGCAATAGAAATGTTTGTGTGCTATTTCATTTCATGTTAGATGATTCATCTGATCTCACAAATTCCAGAGAACCTTCACAAACATAATTATATGTTATTGAAATTAAGTTGAAATCtcaaagcaccttgagacaattttattgttttggcattatataaataaaaattgaatagaaataaaatgtcatgccTTGCTTTAAACCTTTGAACTCTAATCATGTTTTATGTCCAGGTTTATGTTTTTGGAATATTAAAAATGTGTTGACCATTTCTGGAGTTACTTTGCCAATATTCTACTCACACACCCTTCAATAGGCCTGTGCATGAATTAGGgaacaggcttttattttgaaattctATGACTGCATAACCTTATACCACCATCAGGAAGCCAAGAGAAGTGGAAATAAGTTGTAATTTAACATCAAGGCTTATTTTCTGTAATTGTATGCACAATTTATGTGGCAAAACACAGCATCGCAAAAAAAATGCAGTAAATTGCTGATTTTGCGTTCAATTCCCAAATCACTGAATTGCGAAAAACTATAGGGACAGATTAGGGAACCTTCTTTTCATGAATATTAGACATTTGTCCAgagtttacaaaaataaatagagAAAGATCATTCTTCCAGGGTGAAACAGATGAATGCATCCACCTAGCCTCCCAGTATCTACACTCCTGCCACACATTGAGAGAGAATACCACATGACTgtcaataaataatacattaataatgttttcattttctgttcATTGCATCAGTTCTGTTAACTTAAGTGTATGTAATTTTACTTTATTATTCTCATAGTTAATTTTTTCCCTTGATCATTTTAACttaattcatttgtattttcatttgctattattattatcgttATACGTTGTATGCTTTGGcaatattgagagagagagcgagtgagagtgagagatagagatggaggcagagggaggaaaggagagacagggggCAATGAGACAGTGAGGAcacaagaaagagaggcagacagagagagagagagggaaagagagaacaagggcaaagaaagagatgacgaggaaaaagaaagtgagaggagagagacagaactaCATACATGTATGTTTCAATTTCTGGTATCTGTCGATGTGTTATATATCAGAGGAGGCTTTTCCATTGAGGAAATGGAGGAAGGACCTCCCCAAACTTTTTGagaattaatttttttaattgaactgaCTAAACTCCTTTAAAAATGCAGTTTGATATCAGTATTTAATACTATGCACATCACAGTTCGTTTCCCTGAGTTAAAATAACATTAGCACCCCCTATCGTAACCAGAAATTATTGCACGGAGCGCCGTCCTCCCTTTTGCCCCTATTGAGATCCATGTATTCGGTCTCTGATACTGGCGGCTCGTGGGGCTCATTCACTTACATTGCCCAGGGGAGGAAAGTCCTCCCTAGCGTCTGAGTTTGCGCCAACATCGCTTAACCAATAAACAACGGATTTGGCGTTGGAGGGAGGGGATTACACATTAAGAGCGAAAGAAGTTACCCGGCTCGACCATTCTGCTGTAGGATATCGATAGAACTTCACCCTTGGATTGTTGTAGAAATATTGCAAATAAAGAGATGTGCAATGGAGAACGAAGACATTGTACATATTTTATTGAACAAACCGTTTTCTACATTTAGCTACAGAGAGAAGGTTAGTATGAAAACAACAGGGAGACCACTTCCAAAAATTCAAGTCACTAAACCCAGTGGTAAAACCGCTGCCGTTAATGCTAACTGGTATGCGAAATACTCATGGCTCACTGGTACCATTACTAACAATCGGCTATACTGCTGGCCCTGTTTGTTCATgggtaaatcacacacatggtctGTAAATCGATTCGCCGACATTACAAATTTGGACAGGGCAACAAAACGTCATGATAAATGCCAAGACCACGTTGGCGCAGCACTTCGGTTGTCCTTGCTAGGCACCATGCCAATTGATCAGGTCGTGGATGAGGGTGTGCGGTTGcaaatcgcgcaccacaatgctaaAGTGCACCAAAATAGGGAGGTTTTGAAGAGACTTATTGATGCAACTGCCTATCTAGGCATGCAAGAATTGTTCTTGTTCAGCTGACATTCTGAATGGAAATTGTTAATGAATGTTTCAGAACGCGATGTGTTTCGTATCTATTCTAATTAGCCTACGTTGTCACTTGGGCATTGGCCTCATATTAGGCTACTTGGTGAATGATTCAGAGCATGATGCATTTTAAATGGCATCACTTTTGGTCTTGTGTCTTAATTTTTCTTAAAACAATTGCAGCTGAAAATAAAATTAGTCAAATAATAACCAATAGCTTCAGTAATTGAGGGGGGAAATAGGCccagaattttgtatttagtttttcaaatcAAGAGTAGGCCTGATTTGACTAATTGGCTTTGCATCCTTTCCTTCTGGCCTTGTCTAGTCCAAAGACATGCTGTCCACCAGCTTTCAAAGTACAATGGTGCCACACTGGTGGCTTTGTATCAATTTTATCCCTGCCTGCTATTTTGTACTGCAGTTCACAAAAACACCCTGAAACAACTTGTATCTCACATACTTATGCCACCAACAGAATAAGCAGGCCAATGGCAACCAAGTGCGCagtccttcctccctcactttaaaaaccaccagccgccactgttatatatatataaacataatcGTAGGCTAGCTGTTCTGATTTCTTATCCTATAATATATAAtgactgctttggcaatacaagCGCCTATTTGACATAAAgcacttttgaatttgaatttgagggagaaaaaagaaagaagagactcaaataaaagagagagccACTTTCTTAACAAACTCATTTTTTGTCCTAAGCCTAATAGTTTTATTCTCTGgccatttattttattcttaagCCTAATAGTTTAATTCTCTGgccatttattttattctaaaGCCCCTTCCACCCCCTGTACATCTCAACCAGTCAAGCCTGGTTTCaatatcaccatggaaacaggaCTTCTGTTTCCCCAGTATAACTTGAGCAGAGTGTGATACTACACACTGACCCCTAAATGGCGCTCAAGCACCACTTACTTTAGAATCAGGTTCATGGTCTCCTTGCGATCCTTTCCTTGAAACGGCAGTGATCCCGTCAGCATCTCAAACTGCCATAGAAGACAAAGATTTCATGAGTGGACTTGAGACAGACAGCCCTCTCAGACCCTGGCTGTCCTCAAGACGAGACACACTTCAGGCACACAACGTCTTCAAATACCGCAGAAGACATATCCAGACACTGCCAGACAGAATATGCTAAGACAGAAATGTTCAACACAGacattacactcacacagacgtaTGCTCAGACAGAGGCACATTTCATCAAGTGTGGTACTGTATTTTTACATCTCATTTTAATTGCAGTAAGTGGTTTTAAGACCATGAAGTGTGGACATAAGTCCATTCtcaaagacaagagaagagtCTGTTCAAGCAATTAGCAAATCAGCAACATGAATACATCCTGCTCTAGGATGCAACAACTCTTAAGCACACATTATTTTGTCACTGGTGTTGCCCTCAAAGAGCCTGAATGGAACTAATTGACCAGCATGTTTAACTAACATCTTGCACTCAATGTTTGGTACTGCCATCAttaacaaaagagaaaaatagtATTGATTTTGTATACACATGTAAGAATTGTTTGAGCTCATCGTTTGCATTTTTAGAAATGTTTTCAGTGTATATTACTGCACTTAACAGACACATTAGAGAAGACTGCACTCACCATTAGTACCCCAAATGACCACCAGTCGGCGCTGTGGTTGTGGCCCTGCCTGTTCACCACCTCAGGAGCCATGTACTCCACGGTACCACAGAAGGAGAAGGCCTTCTTTTGGTGGTCAATGGCCTCCTTACACAGCCCAAAATCTAAATTGAAGAAGAGGATAGGCAGAATGATAGGGGGAGAACGAGAAACAACAATATGAGGTGTtggaaacagagaaagggagacatgGACTGAAAGAGACTTAGAAGAGGACAGGAACAAACAGTGAAATGACTTTCAAAGCTTTCAGAGATGCAAGCAGACATTCTATGGGTTGGTTCGTTCTTTCTTCTGCTCTGCATTTATGCAGCCTTTCTCGACTGTGATTTCTTCTTTGCTATAATTAGCAAGTCTAGCAAGCTAGATGTCTTAGGAAAGCCTTAACACTCAGTAACGAAGGTATGTAGGGTGGGTATATGAAAGCCTTAGCAATCAGTAACAGGCTTGCAGTCTTTTAAAAGCCTCAGTGCTCAACAGCACAGACTAGAGGTTTTCTGAAAGCCTTGGCGTTCGATAAGAGCAGGGAAGGTCACCTTTGATGCCagcgccaccgccaccgccaccaccacctacTGTGGCGTAACCATGAGCTATGaagatggtggtgatggtgataaGATGGTGGAAATAATTAACCGGGGCCCACTCGCTGGCCATGTACACGCAGCTATCGGTCCAGGTGGAGACAGATACGGCAGCCAACAGCATCATAGTTATTCCTCACTAACACTAATGGCCTTATTGCACTCACAGGGAAGGTGACATCTCATATATGCATAACTAACACAGCGAGAGATAGAgtaaggcgtgtgtgtgtgtgtgtgtgtgtgtgtgtgtattaacatgCCAAAATCATGAATGTTCCTGTATGCTCTTGCATATCTGTagtctctgcatgtgtgagtgtagtaGACATGCAGTCATTTGACAATGAGAATGGATTACGGACTGATATTGGGCTGGGTGAACTGAAAGTGGCGGCAGCCGTAGTAGCCGCAACGTCGCTTGTAGCATCATTAAACAGCAGCAGCTAAAAGCTTCAATCTGGTCAAGCCAAGATCAAACTTACTTTAATGCCCCACATAATTCAATCCTATGAACACCTCCTGAGAGTTTTCAGACTGAGCTGTGCTGGTGATGAGATAGTGCACCCTTATGGTATGTGTTATTACCTGTGAGCTTGATGTGGCCCTCCTCGTCCAGCagaatgctaaaaaaaaaaagggagatcAGAGCACCGTTCATTAAACAACATCACACAGCACATGAAAGAAATAGAGCATTGGAGAGCATCAGCAACCCCCccgcctccccacacacacacacacacacacacacacacacaggatcaagAGGTAGTGTACACTGGCCAGGCATCTGTTCTGTTTGTGCCTCATTGGGCAGCTACTGGGTGTAACTGCTGCAAATGCCCCCGGTGCATCTTTTGactactgtttgtttgttggcttGTTTGAATCATTATGAACTTTCCTGATTCACTTAGCACAGATCAGCTGGAGCAGTACTGGAGCTGCTCTTTGGTGTGACAGAGGAAATTGGGCCTGCCTAGCGATGGTTGCTAAGCAGTGAGAGCATTGGGTCAACGGTTATTTTGAGAATAGTAAATTACCCACTCTGATCAGAGTAAGCCTTTATCTGGGTAAACCCAGGTTCAGCGGTAAAACCCCAACGTGTCCCCATCTGTGCCGACGTCATTCATCTCTGTCTACATCATGACTGACTGATGTATGCTGACTCTACTACCTGCCTAGTATATACGCTATGCCTTTTTGACTGTCAGGCAGTCACTTCTTGATCCTACTTCAAGGAGGTGGCTACCTGCAGGCTGTATGCAGGAATAAACTGTTTCAGTGGTGTAAATCGCCTCCAGCCGTGGCTTAACAGATCTGCTAGGATAGACACTTTCTTCGTTCCCAGAAACCTTTTAACTGAGACTGCACTCTCCGTCTTAATTAACGGCAGCTGATTTAACTGTGCGTCAAGAACATTAAAAACGCACTTTGTTGCTCAGCTGCTCTGATTAAAAGTTGTCTTCCACCTCTCTTTCCTGCTAAGAGCCCAAGTCACAAGAGAAGAAAACATGATGGCTTGTAAACACAATTTAACATTTATTAATTCTTCATTATTTTGGGTTCATGATCCTAACCCTGATAGTGTAGAACATCTCGGTAAAAACAGTATTTTACAATTAATGGCTGTGTTGTCAGAGATGCTTTGTGCGCGTTAAGATAAAATGTTCACAGATGCACTCTAGTTAACACAAGAGTCTTCAGAAGACGTTATGTAATGGAAGCCTGCAGGTACATCAGGAGCTTTTCAGTGTAAAACCTCTGTCCCCGACGCTCTAAGAGAGCAGTACTGGTGATTAGCGTTAGAGTGCTGGTGACTGATACTAGcacacccatgggttttagcctcctttcTGGCACACCTATCTCCTATGTCCAGTACGTCCTATGTC
Above is a window of Clupea harengus chromosome 14, Ch_v2.0.2, whole genome shotgun sequence DNA encoding:
- the rps6ka1 gene encoding ribosomal protein S6 kinase alpha-1 isoform X5 is translated as MSVHGDVSGQGSSEITWKENDFAKLSIKDDDVIKEINITHVVKEGSEKADASQFELLKVLGQGSFGKVFLVRKVTPPDDNELYAMKVLKKATLKVRDRVRTKMERNILADVNHPFVVKLHYAFQTEGKLYLILDFLRGGDLFTRLSKEVMFTEEDVKFYLAELALGLDHLHSLGIIYRDLKPENILLDEEGHIKLTDFGLCKEAIDHQKKAFSFCGTVEYMAPEVVNRQGHNHSADWWSFGVLMFEMLTGSLPFQGKDRKETMNLILKARLGMPQFLSTEAQSLLRALFKRNPANRLASGADGAEELKRHNFFSTIDWNKLFRREVKPPFKPAVARPDDTFYFDSEFTSRTPKDSPGVPPSAGAHQLFRGFSFVATTLLEEEDVEEPPQKPLHPVVQQLHGKSLLFSDGYVLKEDIGMGAFSVCKRCIHKTTNAEYAVKVIDKTMTDSTEEIEILLRYGQHPNVITLKDVYDNGKEVYLVTELMRGGELLDRILKQKFFSEREASSVLHTITKTVEYLHSQGVVHRDLKPSNILYVDESGNPESLRICDFGFAKQLRADNGLLMTPCYTANFVAPEVLKRQGYDEGCDVWSLGVLLYTMLAGFTPFANGPEDSPDDILNRIGNGHFTLTGGNWDHVSDAAKELVSKMLHVDPHQRLTAMQVLKHPWIVQRDKLPNSQLQHQDAKLVKGAMAATYSALKSSQPTPELKPIESSFLAQRRVKKLPSTSL
- the rps6ka1 gene encoding ribosomal protein S6 kinase alpha-1 isoform X4 produces the protein MWRLIFRTKHRMTQGSSEITWKENDFAKLSIKDDDVIKEINITHVVKEGSEKADASQFELLKVLGQGSFGKVFLVRKVTPPDDNELYAMKVLKKATLKVRDRVRTKMERNILADVNHPFVVKLHYAFQTEGKLYLILDFLRGGDLFTRLSKEVMFTEEDVKFYLAELALGLDHLHSLGIIYRDLKPENILLDEEGHIKLTDFGLCKEAIDHQKKAFSFCGTVEYMAPEVVNRQGHNHSADWWSFGVLMFEMLTGSLPFQGKDRKETMNLILKARLGMPQFLSTEAQSLLRALFKRNPANRLASGADGAEELKRHNFFSTIDWNKLFRREVKPPFKPAVARPDDTFYFDSEFTSRTPKDSPGVPPSAGAHQLFRGFSFVATTLLEEEDVEEPPQKPLHPVVQQLHGKSLLFSDGYVLKEDIGMGAFSVCKRCIHKTTNAEYAVKVIDKTMTDSTEEIEILLRYGQHPNVITLKDVYDNGKEVYLVTELMRGGELLDRILKQKFFSEREASSVLHTITKTVEYLHSQGVVHRDLKPSNILYVDESGNPESLRICDFGFAKQLRADNGLLMTPCYTANFVAPEVLKRQGYDEGCDVWSLGVLLYTMLAGFTPFANGPEDSPDDILNRIGNGHFTLTGGNWDHVSDAAKELVSKMLHVDPHQRLTAMQVLKHPWIVQRDKLPNSQLQHQDAKLVKGAMAATYSALKSSQPTPELKPIESSFLAQRRVKKLPSTSL
- the rps6ka1 gene encoding ribosomal protein S6 kinase alpha-1 isoform X3, with translation MPLAQLAEPWPKMELVQLDTENGQSTTEDGVTPGDKDDDVIKEINITHVVKEGSEKADASQFELLKVLGQGSFGKVFLVRKVTPPDDNELYAMKVLKKATLKVRDRVRTKMERNILADVNHPFVVKLHYAFQTEGKLYLILDFLRGGDLFTRLSKEVMFTEEDVKFYLAELALGLDHLHSLGIIYRDLKPENILLDEEGHIKLTDFGLCKEAIDHQKKAFSFCGTVEYMAPEVVNRQGHNHSADWWSFGVLMFEMLTGSLPFQGKDRKETMNLILKARLGMPQFLSTEAQSLLRALFKRNPANRLASGADGAEELKRHNFFSTIDWNKLFRREVKPPFKPAVARPDDTFYFDSEFTSRTPKDSPGVPPSAGAHQLFRGFSFVATTLLEEEDVEEPPQKPLHPVVQQLHGKSLLFSDGYVLKEDIGMGAFSVCKRCIHKTTNAEYAVKVIDKTMTDSTEEIEILLRYGQHPNVITLKDVYDNGKEVYLVTELMRGGELLDRILKQKFFSEREASSVLHTITKTVEYLHSQGVVHRDLKPSNILYVDESGNPESLRICDFGFAKQLRADNGLLMTPCYTANFVAPEVLKRQGYDEGCDVWSLGVLLYTMLAGFTPFANGPEDSPDDILNRIGNGHFTLTGGNWDHVSDAAKELVSKMLHVDPHQRLTAMQVLKHPWIVQRDKLPNSQLQHQDAKLVKGAMAATYSALKSSQPTPELKPIESSFLAQRRVKKLPSTSL
- the rps6ka1 gene encoding ribosomal protein S6 kinase alpha-1 isoform X2; amino-acid sequence: MIGVLGMLIQFPLGFFAGLSREADEGKLDGGHSHTQNGQSTTEDGVTPGDKDDDVIKEINITHVVKEGSEKADASQFELLKVLGQGSFGKVFLVRKVTPPDDNELYAMKVLKKATLKVRDRVRTKMERNILADVNHPFVVKLHYAFQTEGKLYLILDFLRGGDLFTRLSKEVMFTEEDVKFYLAELALGLDHLHSLGIIYRDLKPENILLDEEGHIKLTDFGLCKEAIDHQKKAFSFCGTVEYMAPEVVNRQGHNHSADWWSFGVLMFEMLTGSLPFQGKDRKETMNLILKARLGMPQFLSTEAQSLLRALFKRNPANRLASGADGAEELKRHNFFSTIDWNKLFRREVKPPFKPAVARPDDTFYFDSEFTSRTPKDSPGVPPSAGAHQLFRGFSFVATTLLEEEDVEEPPQKPLHPVVQQLHGKSLLFSDGYVLKEDIGMGAFSVCKRCIHKTTNAEYAVKVIDKTMTDSTEEIEILLRYGQHPNVITLKDVYDNGKEVYLVTELMRGGELLDRILKQKFFSEREASSVLHTITKTVEYLHSQGVVHRDLKPSNILYVDESGNPESLRICDFGFAKQLRADNGLLMTPCYTANFVAPEVLKRQGYDEGCDVWSLGVLLYTMLAGFTPFANGPEDSPDDILNRIGNGHFTLTGGNWDHVSDAAKELVSKMLHVDPHQRLTAMQVLKHPWIVQRDKLPNSQLQHQDAKLVKGAMAATYSALKSSQPTPELKPIESSFLAQRRVKKLPSTSL